The nucleotide sequence CGTCCGGGGTCATCAGGCCGTGGGATGAATGCGGGCGTTCTTCATTGTAATAAGCGATCCAGGTGCCGATCCCCTGGCGCGCCTCCCGGCCAGTTTCGAAGGTGTTCAAGAAGACGCATTCGTATTTCAAGGACCGCCACAGTCGTTCGATCATGCGGTTGTCGATCCAGCGGCCGCGCCCATCCATCGAAATCTTCACCTTTGCGTCTTTCAAAACGTCGGTGAAATCGGTGCTGGTGAACTGGCTGCCCTGGTCCGAATTGAAAATTTCGGGCGGGCCATAGGTGGCCAGTGCCTCCTTCAAGGCCTCGACGCAGAACCCGGCATCCATAGTATTGGACAGCCGCCAGCTCAGCACCTTGCGGCTGTGCCAGTCCATGATGGCGACCAGATACAAAAACCCGCGCTGCATGCGGATATAGGTAATGTCCGTACACCACACCTGGTTGGGACGCGTGATGGGCAGATCTTTTAGAAGATATGGATAAACCTTGTGTTCGGGGTTTTTCTTACTGGTCTTGGGTTCCTGATAGATCGGCACCAAACGCATGAGCCGCATCAGCCGTCTTGCGCGATGGCGGCCGCATTTGTGACCCTCTCTTTGCATATGACGCGCCATCTGCCGCGAGCCGTACCATGGCGTTTTCAGGAATTGCTCGTCGATGATCTTCATGAATTTCAGGTTTTCCGCGCTTTCACCGCAGGGCTGATAGTACAGCGTCGATCGGGCGAGCGACAGCAGTGTGCATTGCCGCCGGACACTCAGTTTGGGATGATCTTTCTTCACGGCTTTTTGCCTCCAGTCCCGAGAATGAGCCTGGAGGCATCCGCCAAAAAATCCCGTTCCACTACCAATTGGCCAATCTTGGCGTGCAGCTTCTCTACATCCTTGCCGGAAATCACTGGTTCACCAACCGGCTTGGCGTCAAACGACTGCGCCATCTTGGCAATTGCCGTGCGTTTCCAGCCGTTGATCATCGTCGGATGTACTTCATATTTCTTCGACAGCTCTGCCGTCGTCAACTCTTCACGGATCGCTTCCAAGGCAACCTTCGCCTTGAATTCTGCCGTGTAACGCTTCTGTTTCGCCATATCGATTGTTCGTCCTTCTTCAGTTGCCAGAGCTTAGCAACTGGTCCGAATTTCCGCGACCACCTCTTACCGATAGCTGCACAAGCTATCCGCCGTGCGCGGCAGCTCTGGGCATCACTCATGAAGCGATCAACCTGAGCGCCGGCGAACGCGTTCGCGGGGAAATCCATATTCAGACGGTTAACAGTCGGCATGAACGCCTGAAAGGTTTCTTGAGAAATCATCGTGGCGTCGCAACGCGCTATCTCGACAGCTATCTGCGATGGTACAAACTCACCATCTTGCCGAAAACCCCATCCGCAAGGTCCGTCTTGGCAACTGCATTGGGACTTATCCCCGTCTCTCAACCTTTACGCATAGCTAATGCGAAATGAGCCTTATGGTATGGATGCCAGTCGCAACAACCGTGGTGAAGCCCATGAGAATGGCGCCGTGGAATCGCAGAACCGTCACTTGAAGAAGGCCATCGCACAGGCACTGATCCTGCGCGGCAGCCGTGATTTTGCATCTGTGGCCGAGTATCGTCGTTTCATTGATATGCTGGTGGCGCGGCGCAATCGACAGCGTATGGAAGCGGTTGAGGTAGAACAGCTGCATCTTAAACCTTTGCCGCCGCGGCGCACCACAGACTATACGGAAGTTATCGTGCCGGTCACAAGAATGGGCGGCTTCAGGGTCAAAAGCATCTTTTACAGCGCGCCGTCACAGCTCATCGGGCAGCGTTTGCGCATCCATCTATATGATGACCGCCTCGACGCATTCTTGGGCAGCACCCTTGTCGCAACGCATCCCCGTGGCCGAGGCCGTAACGATGGCCATCGTGTCCATGTCATCAATTACCACCACGTTATCCATGCCTTGAAGCGCAAACCACAGGCTCTTTGGAGCTCGATCTACCGCGATAGCCTCTTCCCCCGCACCGAATACGCGCAGGCCTGGGAAGTGCTACAGCACAGCCTGCCGCGACGCGACGCCTGCCGCCGCATGGTCGCTCTGCTCTTTATTGCCCACGATCAAGCCTGCGAAGCGGAATTGGCACGTCTTCTTGCTGACGATCTCGGCTCTGGTTTGATACCGGACCCAAAGACGCTCGCGACACAGCTCACCCCTAAACACGCGGTGCTGCCAAAGGATGTTGTGGTTTCTCATCCGTCGCTGGACAGCTTCGATGCGCTGCTGGAGGTACGCGCATGACCTCCCGGGAGATCGACATCCACACGCTGCCCAGCATGCTGAGCGCCCTGCGCTTACCCAGCTTCCACAAGCTATGGCAGGAAATCGCCACACGAGCCGATACCGAAGGCTGGCCGGCTGCGCGCTTCCTGGCCGTGCTGGCCGAATACGAACTCGCCGAGCGGGACATGCGCCGCATGCGCCGTCATCTGAATGAATCCCAGCTCCCAGCTGGAAAGACTTTGGCAACCTTCGATTTCAAAGCTCTGCTTACCTTACCACGCGCCCGGGTCGAAGCTCTGGCTGCGGGAGATTGGTTGGACGGCGGCGCAAACCTGATCGCCATTGGCAACTCCGGCACGGGCAAGACCCACATTCTCTGTGCCATTGGCCATGCCCTGATCGAAGCAGGCCATAGGGTCTTCTATACCCGGACCAGCGATCTTGTCCAAAGACTGCAAGCCGCACGTCGGGATCTGGTGCTCGAAGCAGCTTTGGCCAAGCTCGACAAATTTGACCTGATCATCCTTGATGACATTACCTATGCCCACAAGGATCAGGCCGAAACCGGGGTGCTCTTCGAACTGATTGCCCGGCGATACGAATATCGCAGCATCGCCATCGCGGCCAATCAGCCGTTCAGTGGATGGGATCAAATCTTTCCCGACAAAGCCATGACCGTCGCGGCCATCGACCGACTTGTCCACCATGCCAGCATTCTTGAGATGAATGCGCAAAGCTTTCGCCAAAGAAGCGCTGCGGCCAACATGAAAATGCAAAACGAAGCCTCAGCGACAACCAAAAACGACAACCAAGAAGAAGGAAAAAACCTGACCTAAAGACAGTAAAAA is from Roseinatronobacter monicus and encodes:
- a CDS encoding IS3 family transposase (programmed frameshift) — protein: MAKQKRYTAEFKAKVALEAIREELTTAELSKKYEVHPTMINGWKRTAIAKMAQSFDAKPVGEPVISGKDVEKLHAKIGQLVVERDFLADGLQAHSRDWRQKAVKKDHPKLSVRRQCTLLSLARSTLYYQPCGESAENLKFMKIIDEQFLKTPWYGSRQMARHMQREGHKCGRHRARRLMRLMRLVPIYQEPKTSKKNPEHKVYPYLLKDLPITRPNQVWCTDITYIRMQRGFLYLVAIMDWHSRKVLSWRLSNTMDAGFCVEALKEALATYGPPEIFNSDQGSQFTSTDFTDVLKDAKVKISMDGRGRWIDNRMIERLWRSLKYECVFLNTFETGREARQGIGTWIAYYNEERPHSSHGLMTPDEVYDNRKPNMKLAA
- a CDS encoding Mu transposase domain-containing protein, translated to MRNEPYGMDASRNNRGEAHENGAVESQNRHLKKAIAQALILRGSRDFASVAEYRRFIDMLVARRNRQRMEAVEVEQLHLKPLPPRRTTDYTEVIVPVTRMGGFRVKSIFYSAPSQLIGQRLRIHLYDDRLDAFLGSTLVATHPRGRGRNDGHRVHVINYHHVIHALKRKPQALWSSIYRDSLFPRTEYAQAWEVLQHSLPRRDACRRMVALLFIAHDQACEAELARLLADDLGSGLIPDPKTLATQLTPKHAVLPKDVVVSHPSLDSFDALLEVRA
- the istB gene encoding IS21-like element helper ATPase IstB, giving the protein MLSALRLPSFHKLWQEIATRADTEGWPAARFLAVLAEYELAERDMRRMRRHLNESQLPAGKTLATFDFKALLTLPRARVEALAAGDWLDGGANLIAIGNSGTGKTHILCAIGHALIEAGHRVFYTRTSDLVQRLQAARRDLVLEAALAKLDKFDLIILDDITYAHKDQAETGVLFELIARRYEYRSIAIAANQPFSGWDQIFPDKAMTVAAIDRLVHHASILEMNAQSFRQRSAAANMKMQNEASATTKNDNQEEGKNLT